A window from Anoplolepis gracilipes chromosome 15, ASM4749672v1, whole genome shotgun sequence encodes these proteins:
- the LOC140674258 gene encoding juvenile hormone acid O-methyltransferase-like, with protein MEVNCGFGYSTRYFILPELDVKSTIIGTDNSESMIKYAESKYKTDERIDFEVFDIQTKNLSERYIAEFDNIFSFPTVHARTDICQEFQNIYKMLKPGGCLYMYMVTSHDAFTLYRRMLNHPTYGLFFKDYITPFHNWTNPAREVNHLLKQIGFIVQRSNFMPLRRYRTENLLPYILSGLSFINKLSPQQQEDVKDELTNEFNKMEKKFEQMYRMVAKNVNFDIYDTLSIYACKPPVNQRRLFVYMN; from the exons ATGGAAGTTAATTGTGGGTTTGGATACtcaacaagatattttatcttgcCAGAACTTGATGTAAAGTCGACAATAATAG GTACCGATAATTCGGaaagtatgataaaatatgcagaaagtaaatataaaaccgACGAACGAATCGATTTTGAAGTTTTTGATATCCAAACCAAAAATTTATCTGAAAGATATATCGcagaatttgataatatattttcgtttccCACTGTACATGCTCGTACTGATATttg tcaagaatttcaaaatatttataaaatgttaaaacctGGTGGATgcctttatatgtatatggttACATCTCACGATGcgtttacattatatagaCGAATGTTGAATCATCCAACTTATGGATTATTCTTCAAG GACTACATTACACCGTTTCATAATTGGACCAATCCTGCGAGAGAAGTAAATCATTTACTTAAACAAATCGGATTTATAGTTCAGCGCTCTAATTTTATGCCGTTAAGAAGATATAGGACAGAAAATCTTTTAC cttatattttatctgGCCTGTCATTTATAAACAAGCTGTCACCTCAACAACAAGAAGATGTCAAAGATGAGCTCacaaatgaatttaataaaatggagAAAAAGTTTGAACAAATGTATCGTATGGTAgcaaaaaatgtcaattttgatatatatgataCGTTAAGTATTTACGCATGTAAACCACCAGTAAATCAACGTCGATTATTTGTGTacatgaattaa